The Leclercia sp. S52 genome has a segment encoding these proteins:
- a CDS encoding cyclophilin-like fold protein: MFKPFMLALASLTAVSFSSLGAEAEGIRVKITAGDQVMTATFYDNATTRALVSRFPLTLPMEDLYGREMCYRFPDALPANETQTSGYEVGDIVYWAPRHSFVIMYEQNNERIGNLQKVGRIHSGVGIFRHTGNIDVTFEMAH; the protein is encoded by the coding sequence ATGTTCAAACCATTCATGCTTGCTCTGGCCTCCCTGACGGCTGTTTCATTCTCATCTTTAGGTGCCGAGGCCGAAGGTATCCGGGTCAAGATCACCGCAGGTGACCAGGTTATGACGGCAACATTTTATGACAATGCCACTACCCGGGCGCTGGTCTCTCGCTTTCCGCTGACGCTGCCCATGGAAGATCTTTACGGACGGGAAATGTGCTACCGGTTCCCGGATGCCCTGCCGGCAAACGAAACGCAGACCAGCGGTTATGAAGTGGGCGATATTGTTTACTGGGCTCCCCGCCACAGCTTCGTCATCATGTACGAACAGAACAATGAACGGATAGGTAACCTTCAGAAAGTGGGTCGTATCCATTCTGGAGTTGGGATTTTCAGGCATACGGGTAATATTGATGTGACATTTGAGATGGCACATTGA
- a CDS encoding alpha/beta hydrolase produces the protein MKLHSKGKLKTLAALAILSVALGMGANTAVAADMSHGADNFYKSDKVKTETVKFKNIYGMEVTGTLFTPRNMEAGKKYDALIVGHPFAAVRQQAANLYATKMAEAGFVALSFDQSFWGESAGTPRGAVLPDVYAENFSAAVDFLGTRAFVDREKIGVIGICGSGGFAIAATKMDPRIKALATVSMYDMGEYFRTGLNHERTVEMRNKDLAIAAEQRYKTAETGQPVYGPGQNDPVFIEGKESNDFYQTERGKVASNNRRSTPATYAKFMNFHPFIDIESISPRPILFVVGDAAPSRTYTDTAYKMAAEPKELVEIKGANRIDLYDRTELIPWDKLVSFFNTNLKSDK, from the coding sequence ATGAAATTGCATTCAAAAGGGAAATTAAAAACCCTGGCCGCGCTGGCAATTCTGAGCGTCGCTCTGGGTATGGGGGCAAATACAGCCGTCGCAGCCGATATGTCCCACGGTGCGGATAATTTCTATAAAAGCGATAAAGTGAAGACTGAAACCGTAAAATTCAAAAATATTTACGGCATGGAAGTTACCGGCACGTTATTTACTCCCCGCAATATGGAAGCCGGTAAAAAATATGACGCCCTTATTGTCGGCCATCCTTTTGCTGCAGTAAGACAGCAGGCTGCTAACCTCTACGCAACAAAAATGGCGGAGGCCGGTTTTGTTGCACTGTCCTTCGACCAGTCTTTCTGGGGTGAGAGTGCGGGTACGCCGCGCGGGGCCGTGCTGCCTGATGTGTATGCAGAAAACTTCAGCGCTGCAGTTGATTTCCTCGGAACGCGCGCATTTGTGGATCGTGAAAAAATTGGCGTGATAGGTATCTGCGGTAGCGGCGGCTTTGCCATCGCCGCGACAAAAATGGATCCCCGCATCAAGGCGCTCGCCACCGTTAGCATGTACGACATGGGCGAATATTTCCGTACCGGTCTGAACCATGAGCGGACCGTGGAAATGAGAAACAAGGACCTGGCGATTGCAGCAGAACAACGCTACAAAACCGCTGAAACCGGGCAACCCGTTTATGGTCCCGGGCAGAACGATCCGGTGTTCATCGAAGGTAAAGAGTCCAATGACTTTTATCAGACGGAGCGCGGTAAGGTGGCATCTAACAATCGCCGCTCAACACCGGCGACCTATGCGAAATTCATGAACTTCCATCCGTTTATCGATATCGAGTCCATTTCACCGCGACCAATACTCTTTGTCGTGGGTGATGCTGCACCATCCCGCACCTATACCGATACAGCTTACAAAATGGCCGCAGAGCCGAAGGAACTTGTGGAGATTAAGGGCGCTAACCGTATCGACCTGTATGACCGCACTGAACTCATCCCGTGGGACAAGCTGGTCTCATTCTTTAACACCAATCTGAAATCAGATAAATAA
- a CDS encoding MipA/OmpV family protein, translating into MRNIELRHTSPHLLSGRSLKNIVPGVVLALLATPVLAAEQSQGNVLTLGGGVDVAPRYSGSDKSRVSAAQVVDYIMANGFFISTTRGIGYGNNIGNLDYSAAVSYRTGRKDKDVSSDSISSGSDYLRGMGDIKGSAIVVPGLGYKVTDWLHLQLQAEVPVSERDNGEAVHFGIISPLYTSPKNEVTLALTGSWGSDKYMQTYYGVSSAQSSASGFARHDAGAGIYAWSMNLDWTHRLTSRWSVLASAGATQLTGDAGDSPIVQRKTSPTGSLKVTYSF; encoded by the coding sequence ATGAGAAACATCGAACTGCGTCATACGTCCCCACACTTGCTCTCGGGCCGCAGTCTGAAAAACATCGTGCCGGGCGTCGTTCTGGCGTTACTGGCCACACCTGTACTGGCGGCAGAACAGAGCCAGGGTAACGTCTTAACACTGGGCGGAGGCGTTGATGTCGCGCCACGCTACTCGGGTTCGGATAAAAGCCGCGTCAGTGCGGCGCAGGTGGTGGATTACATCATGGCAAACGGCTTCTTTATCAGCACCACGCGAGGGATTGGTTACGGCAACAACATCGGCAACCTGGATTACAGCGCCGCAGTGAGCTATCGAACAGGCCGTAAAGATAAAGACGTGAGCAGTGATTCGATCAGCTCCGGCAGCGATTACCTTCGGGGTATGGGCGACATCAAAGGCTCGGCCATCGTTGTGCCTGGGCTGGGGTATAAGGTGACCGACTGGCTTCATCTGCAGCTGCAGGCTGAGGTTCCGGTTTCTGAGAGAGACAACGGTGAGGCGGTGCATTTCGGTATCATCAGCCCGCTCTATACCTCACCAAAAAATGAGGTGACGCTGGCGCTGACAGGTAGTTGGGGATCCGACAAGTATATGCAGACGTACTATGGTGTCAGTTCCGCCCAGTCGAGCGCATCGGGATTTGCCCGACATGACGCCGGAGCCGGTATTTATGCCTGGTCGATGAATCTGGACTGGACCCACAGGCTCACCTCGCGCTGGAGCGTGCTGGCCTCAGCGGGTGCAACGCAGTTGACGGGGGATGCGGGTGATAGTCCCATTGTTCAACGCAAAACGTCGCCCACGGGGAGTTTGAAGGTGACGTACAGTTTTTGA